In one Massilia endophytica genomic region, the following are encoded:
- the sppA gene encoding signal peptide peptidase SppA — translation MSRSVFSRIRGGIGWLWRAVDVSRRFVFNLIFLILLVALLYALFFGGAKPLGNKTMLVLNLEGKLVEQGSIDPRAALMSNLSGGELRKFVQLRDVLRVLDAAAKDPQIAGAVLVLDEMEGGGQAMLREVGAAVDRFRASGKKVVAWGSSYNQRQYQIAAHADEVYMHPMGAVVLDGFGQYRNYYRDALDKLGVTVNVMKVGTYKSFAEPFVGNGPSPEAAEAEAYLNKDLWSRYTGEVEKARKLPEGAIAKGIEELPARVQAAGGNLAKLALDAKLVDGLKTRDQIRELLIQRGERDIEGKSFRQVTLADYAGRLSPKFTGDAVGVVMAVGQIGDGVAGPGSIGGLSTSNLIRMAREDKDIKAIVLRVDSPGGSAFGSELIRRELELTRAAGKPVVVSMGNVAASGGYWISMASDEVIADPSTVTGSIGVFAVFPTVDKVADKLGIHTAGQPTTWLGDAGNPLRPMDPRFGQLIQGAIGHVYSEFTAKAAQARKTTPEKIDAVAQGRVWTGAQAQERGLVDTLGGFNDAVRSAARRAKLSGEPRIVYIEREVSKFDRLLELFGASAAQAVGQQARTLLAPGVPAGVAQQVAGELNWLNEMSAQRKPFMALAHCLCESPD, via the coding sequence ATGTCCCGTTCCGTCTTCTCCCGCATCCGTGGCGGCATCGGCTGGCTGTGGCGTGCCGTCGATGTCAGCCGCCGTTTCGTGTTCAACCTGATATTCCTGATCCTTCTGGTGGCGCTCCTGTATGCGCTGTTCTTCGGCGGCGCGAAGCCGCTGGGGAACAAGACCATGCTGGTGCTGAACCTGGAAGGCAAACTGGTGGAGCAGGGCAGCATCGATCCGCGCGCGGCCCTCATGTCCAACCTGAGCGGCGGCGAACTGCGCAAGTTCGTACAGCTGCGCGACGTGCTGCGCGTGCTGGATGCGGCGGCGAAGGACCCGCAGATCGCCGGGGCCGTGCTGGTGCTGGACGAAATGGAAGGCGGCGGCCAGGCCATGCTGCGCGAGGTCGGCGCGGCCGTGGACCGTTTCCGCGCCAGCGGCAAGAAGGTGGTGGCCTGGGGTTCGAGCTACAACCAGCGCCAGTACCAGATCGCCGCGCACGCGGACGAGGTTTATATGCACCCGATGGGCGCGGTGGTGCTGGATGGCTTCGGCCAGTACCGCAACTACTACCGCGACGCGCTCGACAAGCTGGGCGTGACGGTCAACGTGATGAAGGTGGGAACCTACAAGAGTTTCGCGGAGCCCTTCGTCGGCAACGGCCCTTCGCCCGAGGCGGCCGAAGCGGAGGCCTATCTGAACAAGGACCTGTGGAGCCGCTATACGGGCGAGGTGGAGAAGGCGCGCAAGCTGCCCGAAGGCGCCATCGCCAAGGGCATCGAGGAGCTGCCCGCGCGCGTGCAGGCGGCGGGCGGCAACCTCGCCAAATTGGCGCTGGACGCAAAGCTGGTGGATGGGCTGAAGACGCGCGACCAGATCCGCGAGCTGCTGATCCAGCGCGGCGAACGCGATATCGAAGGCAAGTCCTTCCGCCAGGTCACGCTGGCGGATTACGCCGGCCGCCTGAGCCCCAAATTCACGGGCGATGCGGTGGGCGTGGTGATGGCAGTGGGGCAGATCGGCGACGGCGTAGCGGGTCCGGGCTCCATCGGCGGCCTGTCCACCTCGAACCTGATCCGCATGGCGCGCGAGGACAAGGACATCAAGGCCATTGTGCTGCGCGTGGATTCGCCCGGCGGCAGCGCCTTCGGCTCGGAACTCATTCGCCGCGAACTGGAACTCACCCGTGCTGCGGGCAAGCCGGTGGTGGTCTCGATGGGCAATGTGGCGGCATCGGGCGGCTACTGGATCTCCATGGCTTCCGATGAAGTGATCGCCGATCCTTCCACCGTCACCGGCTCCATTGGCGTGTTCGCGGTCTTCCCGACCGTGGACAAGGTGGCGGACAAGCTGGGCATCCACACGGCAGGCCAGCCCACCACCTGGCTGGGCGACGCGGGCAACCCCCTGCGTCCGATGGACCCGCGCTTCGGCCAGCTGATCCAGGGCGCCATCGGCCACGTGTACAGCGAATTCACCGCCAAGGCTGCGCAGGCGCGCAAGACCACGCCCGAGAAGATCGACGCCGTGGCCCAGGGCCGCGTGTGGACGGGGGCGCAGGCCCAGGAACGGGGCCTGGTCGATACGCTGGGCGGCTTCAACGACGCAGTGCGTTCGGCGGCGCGCCGCGCCAAGCTCTCCGGCGAACCTCGCATCGTGTACATCGAACGCGAGGTCTCGAAGTTCGACCGGCTGCTCGAACTGTTCGGCGCATCGGCCGCCCAGGCGGTGGGCCAGCAGGCGCGCACCTTGCTCGCGCCCGGCGTACCGGCCGGGGTGGCCCAGCAGGTTGCGGGTGAACTGAACTGGTTGAATGAAATGAGCGCCCAGCGCAAGCCCTTCATGGCGCTGGCCCACTGCCTCTGCGAATCACCGGATTAG
- a CDS encoding sodium:solute symporter, translated as MSPVFLFFVIFAYFGLLLGVAWWTSRNANNDSFFIGNKSSNWGLVAFGMVGTTLSGATFISVPGAVGHDGFAYMQIVLGYVIGYFAVAYILLPLYYRLKLTSIYHYLDVRLGRRSYQSGAAFFIVSRTLGATARLYLVVNILQATILDSLGVPFWLTNLVILLMILAYTYEGGVKTIVWTDTLQTTGMLVGLVCCVGFLLHEMNLGVFESLAQMQASGLAKVFTTDINSPNYMWKQILAGVFIVLAMTGMDQEMMQKNISVKTLGDSQKNMIALTFILVIVMSLFLFLGGLLYMYAPQAGVTATGDKIFPAVVMGHLPAAMQLIFFIALVSALFPSADGAITALTSSFCIDILGIQRRQDITEKQRTRWRHTVHLSFCALFLVMVMVFKWIDNPSMIGVILKLAGYTYGPLLGLFGFGILTSRVVNDKLVPLIVVAGPVLCAILESQQHLLLGSYKLGLELLVINGLLVMGGLFLISAPASAKPAGAVVS; from the coding sequence ATGTCGCCAGTATTCCTGTTTTTCGTCATCTTCGCATATTTCGGCTTGCTGCTCGGCGTGGCGTGGTGGACTTCCCGCAATGCCAACAACGACAGCTTCTTCATCGGTAACAAGAGCTCCAACTGGGGCCTGGTGGCCTTCGGCATGGTGGGCACGACGCTGAGCGGCGCCACCTTCATCAGCGTTCCGGGCGCAGTGGGACACGACGGTTTCGCCTACATGCAGATCGTGCTGGGCTATGTGATCGGCTACTTCGCCGTCGCCTACATTCTGCTGCCGCTGTACTACCGCCTGAAACTTACCTCCATTTACCACTACCTGGATGTGCGCCTCGGCCGCCGCTCCTACCAGAGCGGAGCTGCCTTCTTCATCGTGTCGCGCACCCTGGGCGCCACCGCGCGCCTCTACCTGGTGGTGAACATCCTGCAGGCCACGATCCTGGACAGCCTGGGTGTGCCGTTCTGGCTGACGAACCTCGTGATCCTGCTCATGATCCTGGCCTATACCTACGAGGGCGGCGTGAAGACCATCGTCTGGACCGACACGCTGCAGACCACTGGCATGCTTGTGGGCCTGGTCTGCTGCGTCGGCTTCCTGCTTCACGAAATGAACCTGGGCGTGTTCGAGAGCCTGGCGCAGATGCAGGCCAGCGGCCTGGCCAAGGTCTTTACCACCGACATCAATAGCCCCAACTACATGTGGAAGCAGATCCTGGCAGGCGTCTTCATCGTGCTGGCCATGACGGGCATGGACCAGGAGATGATGCAGAAGAATATCTCCGTCAAGACCCTGGGCGACTCGCAGAAGAACATGATCGCGCTCACCTTCATCCTGGTGATCGTGATGTCGCTCTTCCTCTTCCTGGGCGGCCTGCTGTACATGTACGCGCCGCAGGCTGGCGTCACCGCCACCGGCGACAAGATCTTCCCGGCCGTGGTGATGGGCCACCTGCCTGCCGCCATGCAGCTGATCTTCTTCATCGCGCTGGTGAGCGCGCTGTTCCCGAGCGCGGACGGCGCCATCACGGCGCTGACTTCCTCCTTCTGCATCGACATCCTGGGCATCCAGCGCCGCCAGGACATCACGGAGAAGCAGCGCACCCGCTGGCGCCACACCGTCCACCTCAGCTTCTGCGCCCTGTTCCTCGTCATGGTGATGGTGTTCAAGTGGATCGATAATCCGAGCATGATCGGCGTGATCCTGAAGCTGGCGGGCTATACCTATGGCCCGCTGCTTGGCCTCTTCGGTTTCGGCATCCTCACCAGCCGCGTGGTGAACGACAAGCTGGTGCCGCTGATCGTGGTGGCCGGTCCCGTGCTGTGCGCTATCCTGGAATCGCAGCAGCACCTGCTGCTGGGCAGCTACAAGCTGGGCCTTGAGCTTCTCGTGATTAACGGCCTGCTCGTGATGGGCGGCCTGTTCCTGATTTCCGCGCCTGCCAGCGCCAAGCCTGCGGGCGCCGTGGTTTCGTAA